The sequence below is a genomic window from Schistocerca gregaria isolate iqSchGreg1 chromosome 5, iqSchGreg1.2, whole genome shotgun sequence.
AGTTCAGTCATCATCATAACTCAAAAAAGAACTGTAACAGCAATGCAACATGCTTGACAAACAGATTCTTGCAAACCCCTCTTTCAAAAGTCATCAATTCTCCCTCTTCCCTGTATGTATATACTAGAAATCTGTATATATAATACAAAGAATTTAAAAGCTCTAAATGAAAATTTTAGTGTCCATAAAAATGATACAAGACAAAAGGAAAAGTTTCACATCCAGTCAATAAGGAAATCAACCTATAAAACCTCCACAGTAAACAGCGCTATATACAAATTTACAAATCTTCCGTAAAAAGTAAAAGACATATCATCATTCTTACTCTTTTGAAAACCCTAAAAGCATTCTTATTGGATCATTGGTTCCATTCAGTAGCAGAATTTCTAGATCATTTAAGATACAAAAGACTTGAAACAAGACAGTGCAGGTACTGCAAGAACCTTTGTTGATAAATCTAAAATACATGtatctgtgtgtatgtgtatgtatgttctGTATCCCACATTCTGGAAAGATTTATGGGGTGAATCAATAAATCAACCGGCATCTGGCCAATTGgtgatatatatattgttaaattttATGGGAAGAAGTTTTGCAAATATATGACACCAACAAAAAGTTTGAGATATTCTCTATCATCTTCATTgattacactgaaattgcattccgTCTCAAAACACAAGAAATAAGAGGCACAACTAAGAAAGCAAAGCTATGGATAACAACAGGGATCAAAATATCAAGCGTGAGGAAAAGAGAATTGCTCAAATACAGGAAAAACACTAACATACCCCCCGCTctcctttattttgcacaattctccCCACTTCTAGTTTCTGtcaaatgaccattatcaagcATAAGCTGATATAAACAGCTGGAAAGTTATACCATAATAAGAGTAATCTGCTCTTTTGAGCCCATCACAGCAGTAAAAAGTTTTTTTACAATAATTACTGTGTCCAAGAGCGAAGCCTGCATCATTGCCAACTGTTTATGCCAGCTTATgcttgataatggtcatttgaCCAAAACTAGTAGCGAAGCTGAatgttcacctcgaattttaacaattatttggcagCTGAATGTCCCCACCTGCAAACACAGATGATAGAAATATATTTTCCAGTGTTTGTGCTTAACATTTGCAGTAAATCTATCAAATTTTAATATTAAATATAATGTAAAATTGATTACTGGACTTCACTGAATCAACTTTACTACAATACGAGGTGCAGATTTTAAATTTATACCCATAAGGTATAAGACAGAATTAATGATGTCtcagttattttctttttttgtggttcaATTGTCTTAAGATAACTTTCAGAAGCTGCACTAACAAGTGatcttttaaatttctgttacaaatAAAGTCTGTTTGAGTAGTAACTTTATTACATTTTGCCTTTGCCTAAGAgtataaaaattataattaaagTAAAAATTGAACTGTGGCTGTAGGTACATGGTTGTGGCCTTAGATACAAATATGTAAGGCCCTTGGTACAATCCACCTTGAACCTAGGGCCACATGCAAGGAAATGGGCAACTTTTTTTAAAAGAGACATTTTAgttaagtaaaaattttaaaatctgtacagaaaaaccactgtgaagtagtaCGCTGTTTATTTTTTGTAAGCGATCATAAAAAGTTGGCCCTAGGTACACTGGTCTCCcatactttattttttttaaataattataaattaactaACATAATAATATCTAGGCTACCTAGAGAAAGTTTATCAGTGGTCTTCTAACCATTTCAGTTTAAAATGGTTCCTTTGTTGACACAACCCTGCAGGACAATGTAGTGACAAtcagccccctcccctcccaaccccCACCTATTCCTCTTAATTCAGCTGTCCCATTGGAACTTCAAAGGTAGTATACCTCCGGAATAATACTTCTGTACAATGTCTTTCTGTAGTGTCAGCTGCTGTCCCATAACAATGAAAAATAAGTTTTTAAGACTCACCAGGTTTTGAATCTTCAGTATGTGCAGATTTGCTGCAGGTCttcaacacaccaccaccaccactactactactactactactactttctacTTCTGTGGGACGCTGTACAGGATATTCATCATTCGGAGAGTGTCCTGTATTACTTCGTTTGAGCCGTACAGAACTATTTGCTTTTTCGGTATTCCACAGTGAGACAACGTCTAATAACTTCGCTGATTTTCCTGTACAAACTTGTTCCTCACAAGAAGTGTCAATAACTACCGGAATGTTTGCAGCATTTTTGGTATTATCTGTAGAAATTGCAACTACTGTCTTCTTCCTGGGAAAACGTACATTTTCTGATAGCATTCTCTGTGATGAAATAGTGGCTTGCTTATGCGATTTTCGCTCCCGAGACGCTTGAGCTGTCGTACTAAAGGCAACAAAGTTCTCTTCACCTTCGACGATGTCCAAATTCTTCGCGTGCTCGTCCTGCGtattggaaatttcattacttgacaaTGAGGATGTGAGTATTGTAATCGGTTGTGCCTCACACGTTTCAGTTACTTCTGTTTCGACTTTCTCTAATGTTATGTTTTCATCTTCCTCGTGATCAGATGAAACGTGCAAATTATTAACGTCATCATTAGCATCAATCTGAAATACTGAATCGACAGGAAACGTAAACAAATTAAATTCCGACAAATCTTCTATATCTTTAGAAGTATCAAATTCTGTTCCGTATTTCCTGCAAACAGGGCCATTTTGGCATTCGAGTTTGTCCTTCAACACGTCCTGGAAGGCAATTTTACAATTCAAGTCTTTAACTATGCTTTTCTCTTTCGCATAAGATTCCTCTGAACATTCGCTTCCTGTATCGGATAACGAAAGGGCAACAATCTGCACAGATGAATTATCTAAGTCGCTTCTACGCTTTTTTCTGTCCGGTATTGTCAGTCTTCCCTGCTCTAAGTCATCGCCTCTTTCCAATAATGTCGTAACCGAGCCTGCATCATCTTCAGGTAAAGTCAAAATTCTATCACTGTTGTTTTGACTATTGCTAGGAGTTTCTGTATTTTCTGGTAAATCTGCAAGCAGATCGAATGACAAAAGTCCATCTGATGATGTCGTGACAACATACTTTTTACGAGTAAGGTCTGCATGAGCAGTATTATTACTCTCTACGCTTAATCTACAGCCGGTTTCTGTAGATTCACTCCTCAGAAGACAGTCAATATCATTCGCCACGTTCGATTTCAACCATACATCACCAGAACAACTACCGGTATCCTGAACCAGTAATTCGGCGGTTTTACATTCAGAATTTTCTTGCTCAGGCGAATTTGTCGGAATTAAACGCACATTCTGTATATTGATGAGTGGAGACGAGACATCTTGGTTATTAAAATCAACGTCCTGGCAAATATCTGTACACTTGTAATTCAAGTTTATTTGAAAGTATGCTCCACTGTCTTCTGTCTTTGCATTGGCGTCTTCAATTTGCCCGCTGTCTTTCTGAGACTGAATAATTCCTTCACACGACATTTGTTAGCCCCGTGTTGAAGGGGTCTACACAAGCACAACCACGAGAAGCAGACTTGCAGCAGACGTTGCAACTACTACGTCAAAGGTCTAGTGGAGGGAGAAATACCAATCGAGCGCGCGAGAGTGTCTTGTTTACGCCTTGAgataacaacaaaaatttaaaaaagagttGGTTTTTAATTAACAGGTGTTTTTTTTGGTATCAACTAAGCAAAGAAAAAGCGATTTTATGTGCATGCTTGTTGAGTATTGTGTCTCATGCCTGACCCCCACACTCGACCAGCCGATTAGTTTGGAATTTGCATAAAATGTTACTGACAGCAGACGTAAATCGGCATGGATTCATATAATTTAAAACGGACGCATTTGCTTCTGGAAAACATTACTTCCACGTAAAATCGTGATCATAATGATTATTACTGTATTTCAATTAGGGATGTTAGTAATTTTTAGgttaagataaggaataatgacaCCGAAGTCGTAACAGGATGAAAGTTGCATAGTTTAcccctctgattttttttttttttttttttttttttttgaacggctGTTTTGTGTACGATGTATGTAAATAATATTCATCAAAGTATTTTCCAAGATGTGTGTTTAGAATTTCCGTTGCAGTTTTACTTTTTATGAAGGAATGAACGTAAACACAAGCTGCGCTACTGGTCAATCTTTTACCAGAACATTtatttgtcatttacatttttttttaactcaCACCAAGACTATCACcatatacatctaaatctacatccacattctACACTCAGCAGTCCATTGTGAAGCGCGTGGTGTAGGTGTATTAACCCAGACTTCGTGCTACAGCACAGATCAGTCTGCCACTGTAACTCAGATTTCAAGGAGGCGGCCAATACCATACTCTAGCTAGTAACAAACCGCATCCTGTAATGAAGTTAATTTTATATCAAATCACACCTGACGAAGCAAACCTTGCATCTCAAAGATAACAAATTGAAGCTGATGtaccactaaaacttgaatataGTGTTGGAGAATTGACTTTTAACCACAATACATGtagaaacagtaaataaatattggaTAAAGATAGTTTGTAATGATTAAATACTGTAGTTATTAAATGTTATGTGAAGCTCACTGTGTTAGTGAGTTTAGCTGTTATGGATAATTTAATTTTAAACGTTTTGCTTCATCTTGCAACAGCATTTTACCATCGGGTTTTCTTCTCATCATATTTTGCATAAGTTTTTGGATTATAGAAGCAGGAAAAAAGCTCAATAACAAATCCTTTTTTTTCTGGAAACTATTAAGCTCAAGTATAGAGACAAATGTGGattaatatttaaaaatctcagtaTATCTCCCCTGCTTTGTTTTATATCCTACTGACCTCATGAATTGTAACAACACATCATACTTGAAAGAGATGCCAAAGATGCACATTTTTAATGTGAAATTGAAACAGTACTTCCTTGACCACTGCTGTTCTGTTACTGTAGAAGTAGACTGTAAGATGCAGCATTCCCCTCATTCACACAAAATTGCAAACGAGCaaagtgacgcagtggttagacactggactcgcattcgggaggacgacagttcaatcccgagtccggccatcctgatttgggttttccgtgatttccctaaatcactccaggcaaatgccgggatggttcctctgaaagggcacggccaacgtccttccccatccttccctaatctgatgagaccgatgaccacgctgtctggtctccatccccaaaaacaaccaaccaacacaaTTGCATAGCTGTAGTATGCAGATCTGTGTTCAAATTATTGGACAAATGCTTTTCAAGATTCCTGGCTATATTCAATATttcaggaggtggggagggggcagCAGGGGAGTGCAGAGACAGTGAGATGGTAACAAACCCTAGATTCATGCTTGCTTGTACGTTAGTGGAGAAGTACTTCAGAAAAGAGAGAAGATAATGTATCTCAGTGCGCTCTTAGCCAGGTGTTAGAGTGAGGAGGATGCAACTGGTGTAACAGGTGAAAAAGTCGCTATTGACGAAAGAAGTAAAGCAGATGAGGAGTTGGTCAGCAGTAAGTGAAGACACAGTTAGGTGGGTAAAGTGGTGATGTAAGACCAAGCTCTTAGCGGTTGTACACCCCTGCCCATCTCCCCAGTCCCTCATCCTCCTTATGAAGCCAATTTTTCATGTATCCATGCCACAGAGAAACACGCCAACTGATTGTGGTGTGTCACAACTCACAATGATGGGCCACACAGAACATATGCAAGATGTGTTGACTTATATAACTGATCTTTCATCCAGAACTACCAAGAGATTAGTTAGGAGAGTGGAGGCCTCCAAGAGCATCCCACAGAAGAGGAAAAACAACAGAATTTCAGCCCCTGCCCCATCTCCAGTCTCAGTGTTGAAGCACTAAGGAACACCTACTGAGTAGAAGGGAAGGCAGATAGATAACAATGATGCACATGCACCTACCCATATACACATTGGCCTTATAAGTTTGTtaatgctcattcctacagagtcgcCAAAATCAGCCATCAAGTTTGATGTTTGCTGTTTAAAATCGATATTTGGAACTGAAACTGCTGGCAAAGCATGGTCCTACTAATTCGACTGGGAGGCTGATTAGAAATCTTAGGATTTGGTCATTCTCGCTGTTGCTCCTTCATCAGAGGTGAAGAGAAGAATTAATGGTCCAAAGAAAGATGTTTTTCCTCTTAATTACAAGTGAGTAATTGCACATGAAGAAGGAAGAGTGGTTATCACAAATTGGTACAGGCTTCCATAAAATTCTTGGAAAAACTAAAGGAAATTGATTGAAGTTAGGTGTGTATGGGATCTTGTTTCGTCTAACAGTTGCAACCACAGAACAGTCACACTACTACTGCCCTTGTCTTGAAGCAAAATATATCTACCTCCCAGCTGAGATGTGATGTGTGAAACAAATTATCCACATgcattgttttgattttctgacagTAATTTTATATTCCTGCAAACTGTTCTTGCAGGATGTTCACAAAGCAATTTATCCTGGAGTCTTCATTTGCAGGTTTGAAAGGACGCATTTTGAATATCAAAGATTGTGGTTCAGTAAAGAGCTGCCCAAAGTTTCTCATTACAGACAATACTGTAAGACTGTACAAAATATTCTTAGACGAAGAAAGATAATTACGTATGCCAATAGGGAACATAATTCTCAAAACAGATTCAAAGTAATATTGGGCATAGTGTATCCCTTTTCAAGCAGACATGAAAGAGTAAGATATTCTCTCAGTGAAATGGGGGAACAAGGATGTCAGTTAAATTTCAGGAATATCTAAAGTCATTAGCATTACTTTTTTACCAATTCCTTTTTTTCTCACGTTTTATATAGTAGGCATTTATTGCTACACTCTGCAAGTTGATTTAGGTGTGTGCTGGAGAGTATGTGTGTACCACAATCACTTCTCCCTTTCGTGTTGCAGTCACGAATAGTTCGTCAAGTAACAATTGTCGTTAAGTCTTTGAGTGAATTTGACTCTCTCCAATCTTGCCTACATGGTCTTTTTCCAAAATTTATATATGTTATAAATGttagttgactcttctaggaacatacatTCTTGGAATTTTAACTGTAAACTATGCAGTGATGCACACAGTGTCTGGCTGCTTGCTATAAAATGATTAAGTCACAACTGCTTATATAATGAATACAATGCAATATTAGTCAGCTGGATACCTATTCACATTTATTGCCACTAATAATATTTTTATGATCAGATTGTATTCATGGATATATGTAGTTTATAGGTCACAGGTCAGCATATCCTTTATACTGTGATTTGACAGAGTGGCAATATATTTGCATTACACTTTCACTATTGAGTTTTATCTGTCAAATAGCATGATGTTGATTTTGTTTACATAGTCACTGTGTAtagtaattttttaatttgtgttatgaactgattatataatgtaaatgaaataaatgacACAAAGATGTTCACTTTTTGGATGACCTGCTGACTGACTGATAACAACAAGCaaatatcaattttatta
It includes:
- the LOC126272379 gene encoding uncharacterized protein LOC126272379 isoform X3; this encodes MSCEGIIQSQKDSGQIEDANAKTEDSGAYFQINLNYKCTDICQDVDFNNQDVSSPLINIQNVRLIPTNSPEQENSECKTAELLVQDTGSCSGDVWLKSNVANDIDCLLRSESTETGCRLSVESNNTAHADLTRKKYVVTTSSDGLLSFDLLADLPENTETPSNSQNNSDRILTLPEDDAGSVTTLLERGDDLEQGRLTIPDRKKRRSDLDNSSVQIVALSLSDTGSECSEESYAKEKSIVKDLNCKIAFQDVLKDKLECQNGPVCRKYGTEFDTSKDIEDLSEFNLFTFPVDSVFQIDANDDVNNLHVSSDHEEDENITLEKVETEVTETCEAQPITILTSSLSSNEISNTQDEHAKNLDIVEGEENFVAFSTTAQASRERKSHKQATISSQRMLSENVRFPRKKTVVAISTDNTKNAANIPVVIDTSCEEQVCTGKSAKLLDVVSLWNTEKANSSVRLKRSNTGHSPNDEYPVQRPTEVESSSSSSSSGGGGVLKTCSKSAHTEDSKPGDHVVEQALAEIGISAGDLSPITTENDQKLWVCPVKSCNKIFPRLCMLRIHILCHYGIRPYKCDYQGCEWSFYTYFKLKRHKETHLKKKDYMCPVDGCGRCFTTIYNLNTHVKLHERPAVMVCPVESCGARFQTKRSMEVHMRTHDSLHAPYKCPFEGCGKLYYSSNCLHSHSRVHLHKEEELRCPWEGCGKLFDQPCRLKAHMRIHTGVKPYKCTFKDCTWAFESASKLKRHQYKHTNERKYHCMMDGCGKSFLRSEHLKEHTLTHMPERTFKCPVENCGQKFSAKSSLYVHAKKHNASKGDQQTKATFCCPIEKCNRSYSMKSSLRQHMLKIHTPVLAEDTTQLEYITLLTANDDSGSLEGLEMLSEDGQLTSPGGNTSAKGMNILPPPSALITAEGRSDINDLMNKDFGSKAGETMTQFLLAPTETEDETLNIQVDTQEDNLMTISDTYGEYQVLILEQQSNVKQFSESTINLRDLQ